In a single window of the Trypanosoma brucei brucei TREU927 chromosome 6, complete sequence genome:
- a CDS encoding zinc-binding protein (Yippee), putative (similar to Drosophila Yippee protein, a putative zinc binding protein. {Drosophila melanogaster} (PMID: 11240639)) gives MVQRIRVLHCGVDSYGCGHCGAYFCDKSDVISRNFNGKFGKAYLVSRCFNFYFGPAEEKELMTGKHIVRDAFCSNCDSYFGWTYDFAYEDKERYKVSRFVVERQLLQAIAAGPAAGS, from the coding sequence ATGGTTCAACGCATCCGCGTGTTGCATTGCGGGGTGGACAGTTACGGTTGCGGTCACTGTGGTGCATATTTCTGCGACAAGAGTGACGTCATCTCTCGTAATTTTAATGGGAAATTTGGTAAAGCTTATCTTGTGAGTCGTTGTTTTAACTTTTACTTCGGACCGGCAGAAGAGAAGGAGTTGATGACGGGAAAGCACATCGTGCGCGATGCTTTCTGTTCTAACTGCGATAGTTACTTTGGCTGGACGTATGACTTTGCCTACGAGGACAAGGAGCGGTACAAAGTTTCTCGGTTTGTAGTAGAGCGCCAACTCTTGCAGGCAATAGCGGCGGGGCCCGCTGCCGGCTCGTGA